A genome region from Sus scrofa isolate TJ Tabasco breed Duroc unplaced genomic scaffold, Sscrofa11.1 Contig2162, whole genome shotgun sequence includes the following:
- the LOC110258483 gene encoding olfactory receptor 10C1-like, whose amino-acid sequence MTFNCSLWQDNSMSVKRFAFARFSEVTEQCFLLFTLILLMFLASLMGNALIATAIWSNPVLHTPMYFFLANLSLLEIGYTCSVTPKMLQNLVIEARGISREGCVTQMFFFSFFGISECCLLAAMAFDRYMAICSPLHYATRMSRGVCVHLAMVSWGVGCMAALGQTNYIFSLDFCGPCEIDHFFCDLLPILALACGDTSHNEAAVFVAATLCISSPFLLIIASYGRILAAVLSMPSPEGRRKALSTCSSHLLVVTLFYGSASVTYLRPKASHSPGIDKLLALSYTVVTSMLNPIIYSLRNKEVKAALRRTLGKQKVLAHS is encoded by the coding sequence ATGACCTTCAATTGTTCCTTGTGGCAGGACAACAGCATGTCTGTCAAACGCTTTGCCTTTGCCAGATTCTCTGAGGTCACTGAacagtgtttccttttgtttaccCTCATCCTGCTCATGTTCTTAGCATCACTGATGGGCAATGCTCTCATAGCCACTGCCATCTGGTCCAACCCggtcctccacacccccatgtacttcttcctggccaaCCTGTCTCTCTTGGAGATTGGCTACACGTGCTCTGTCacacccaagatgctgcagaacCTTGTGATCGAGGCCCGAGGAATCTCTCGGGAGGGGTGTGTCACACAgatgtttttcttctcattttttggtATCAGTGAGTGCTGTCTTTTGGCTGCCATGGCTTTTGACCGCTATATGGCCATATGTTCCCCACTTCACTATGCAACACGAATGAGTCGTGGAGTGTGTGTCcatttggcaatggtttcttggGGAGTGGGATGCATGGCAGCCTTGGGCCAGACCAACTATATTTTCTCCCTGGACTTCTGTGGCCCCTGTGAAAtagaccacttcttctgtgacctcctCCCTATCCTGGCACTTGCCTGTGGGGATACCTCCCATAATGAGGCTGCAGTCTTTGTTGCAGCCACCCTTTGCATTTCCAGCCCATTTTTACTCATCATTGCTTCTTATGGCAGAATTCTAGCTGCCGTGCTCAGCATGCCCTCACCTGAGGGTCGCCGAAAAGCTCtttccacctgttcttcccacttaCTTGTAGTAACACTCTTCTATGGCTCAGCATCTGTCACCTACTTGAGACCCAAGGCTAGCCATTCACCAGGAATAGATAAACTCCTAGCCCTCTCCTATACCGTGGTGACATCCATgctcaaccccatcatctacagtTTACGGAACAAGGAAGTCAAGGCAGCTCTTAGGAGAACTCTAGGCAAGCAAAAAGTATTGGCTCATAGCTAG